In the genome of Dermatophagoides farinae isolate YC_2012a chromosome 4, ASM2471394v1, whole genome shotgun sequence, the window aaaaaagCTTTGGCACGTGAATCAAAAGCCAAAGAAGAGTTTCAAAAAGAATGTAATGTaatgagaaacaaaatgGCTTTATTACGATCGATGGTTGCcgatcaacaacgacaacaaaatgatgctGAACATCGAACATCGAACGATTGTATTGCATCCAGGTACATTGATAATACTGATCAATCAAGcattggtgatgatcaaACAGATACAGATACTGGTAGCCTTTTATTCGATAAATCTGATGATGGTCTTGAATCGACGCAAATTAAATCAACcgaatcaaatcatcgaTTTGAGCCGATAATCGaagtgaatgatgaaatggaaaatgaatcatccgAATCAAAACCTTTGTTTAAACCGAAATTAACGGTAAAGGCCATACGTTCAGCATCAGTAATATctgaaaatcaacaacatcgacaacggCCACAACCAATGCCACGTACGGTAAATCTTGTTCGTagccaaacaacaaaacttgAAGCTGATCGTCTTGATTCTCGGCCACATCGATTTATGGAGAAAAAAGCATTCAAAACATTACCATGTACTGTTTGTTCGGTAGCAATCGGTTTCTATTCATCATATTCCACATGTTCAGAATGTCGAGCAATCGTTCATATTAATTGTCGTGGTCGTTTGGCATGTCCATGTCTTCCATATATGGCACCGAATACCAGTATTCGAAAAATGATTAGTCTTCCAGGCGATAAAGTTTTAAGCGGTGGAAAATTCCTGATCATTGGTGATTTTGTTCCGGATCTAACTAGACCTTGTGTTCCAGcaatattgattcattgttgtaatgaaattgatcgaCGAATACGTCAGGCAATGGAAGATTTTACAACCACTAACACTACAGTATCAGTACAGGATTTTGAATCCCCTGTTGTTGGTGTATATCGAATATCTGCTACCGATCAAGATGTTCGCCAATTACGGAATCGAATTCTACGTGCTGAACATGGTCTGCCAAATCTTGATCGTATTGAATCCATACATACAATTTGTGGTGTtgtaaaaatgtttttacgTAATCTTGAAGATTCCCTTGTTTCACGTATTATGTGGCATAATTTTGTTCGAGCTTCAAGTATGTTTTTATAtgctttttgtttatttttttcattcattttttcatcaattacaATTCATAGGCCAAATTAATGAAACGATTCCAAAACAATTGGCTATGGACGatgtcattgatgatcatgataaacGAGATTCtggtgttgatgataatatcagTGATCATACTAGATCTGATGGTGATGGAATGGCCACCAATAccatgatgaataaaaatcgacGATTATTAGTGTTGAAAAAAGTGATTTGTGAACTTCCATTACCACATCGTGATTCATTGGCTTTTCTTATTCGTCATTTAAATTATGTAGCCGATTGTGAACGAGTAACATTTATGAAACGTAGTGCATTGGCTACGATTTTTGCACCAACCATTGTTGGTAATTCGAAATTTTGTCCACAATCACCGGCCGATTTACAGCGTGAAATACCCAAACAAATAATGGTTATGACAgctttatttgaaattgacgATAAATTCTGGCAACAATTACTCactgaaaatgatttttccattcaatcatcatttcaaggTTTGagtcaatttcaatttttttttcatttaaattaaatgaaattgatacatttgtttttttttcgtttgtagAAAATGGTCGAACAACCAACCGATTGGTGAAAAACATGTCATCGACAATCGATCAATGCGTTgaacaatcacaacaacaacaacaacaacaatcaaaattggtgaaaaaatcagaaacattcaaacaaccgtcacaacaacagcaacaacaacaaccggtAAAATCGGCTACAATTAAACGTCATAGatcatttgttgaaaatattcgtaaaactttttattgaaaattttttgttttgtttatcatcatttctttttttttgttctattcaattttcaaaagatttatcatttcgcataaaaaaaattaatcaattaataaaaaattaaaagtgtctaaaaaatgtgaattatCGTTGATTAtgtacaatgatgatgatgatgatggtttgattaaaataaaaaaaaaaatttctgtatTGTTCGAAAAATCAAGAAACGATTCGATTTTCATCACtattaatcgatgatgatgtataatcatcatttgatatgGATGAATTACGTCGTGTTTGCCATTTTGTACGTTTTCGTTTAAATTCTGTCCACGCCACTCGTACGAGACAACAAGCAGCAATAAAATCACCAACCATACAAACATAGAATACTGAATCCCAGGTAAAATGATCGGATAATGGTCCAGTAATTGCTGGACCGATTGCAGCACCAATCGATCCAGTACCATCAATTATAGCCGATACTGTAGCTGTTGCTGCTTTTGATGGTACTTTACAAGCTAGATTTGCCGATACTGATgttataatcaatgaatatggaccattgataaaaaatcCGGCCATAAATTGTAACAATAGATTGATGgctaaattgattgatgaaaaatgtgcAAGTAAAAAtagctaaaaaaaaagatccattcgagaaaaattcattatcataaagaaattcaatccacatcaacaataatactACACACATACCGATGGAATGGCCATCATAAGGAATATTATACAGGTAATACCACCAGCATTGATTATATCAGACATTAAACCAGCCATAATTGAACCAACACTACCACCAATATCAAACATGATCGATATGTATGCCGATTCAGATGGTGAAATTTGAtctaaatttgaattgaaaatcaataatcattttgtatCGAATGTTATTTACAAACTTACTAGTTGTACTGATGAATTTTGGTAACCatgttaaaaaaatatacgaTACGGATTTAGTAAAAAATAAGCATatagaaaattcaataacaCCCGGTATTAATAATGCATCCCAAATACCGATTGCattcaacgatgatgatgatgatgaattggattttgttgatgacgatattgtattattatcatgtatAATATTATCAATTGTCGATACTGTATTCGTTGATTCTTCGTCCGATAATTTCATTGTTCGATCATCTTCCGGCAGTGTCATGTTTACAACGAGATCAACATCCGATGGTTCTGTGTgggatttaaaaaaaaaaaagaccaaaaaattattcaattattgttaaatcaaatcaagtgGTAAAGgagtaaaaaaatttgacttACTTTCAACCAATAAAAAGAATATCACTATAGCGATAGCTATACAAAACAATCCAGGCACGATGAACGATAGACCCCAATCAAAATCGACAAAAACACCGGCAATAGCTGTACCAAGCATATTTCCAAGTGAAGTATGTAATGCCCAAATACCGAATATGAAACCTTTTTTCGTTGATCCAAACCAACCACCAATAATAGCCAATACAGCTGGCCAACCAGTTGATTCAGCCAGACCAGTCAATACTTgtgtaataatgaaaaaccataatgaatgaatttgaaagtAGAATGCCGAACCGGATACAATACAAAGAACACCACATGTggataatgatattgaaagaaaataacGTAGATTACTTCTTTCAGCTATATAACCGGTGAAAAACATTCCAAATGCATATGTTCCCCAATAAGCACCATCCAATATTGAAAGAAAACTATTAGCATTTGGACCATCGAATGGTGGccaattattttgatgatcagtACTATTACCATTGAATAGACGTGATTTAACAATGGACATTGGTTTTCTTGACATATGATATATGGTATATACAATGAATGTTAACAATAATACCAAGAATCGATGTAACCATAATTTACGATTCGGATCATTCGTacgaatcaaaaatgattcaaccAATTTTGAGCTTAATGTTTtagccattattatttaaatatatattagtcgtcgttgttgtttgttgtttgttgtgtatCGATCAAGGATGTATAAATGTAagtttgattcaaaatgataattgtataaataatgatgatgatgatgatgatgatgatgactgattgaaattaatatttttttccactttttaaaattatcataaacTTTGGACTGGTTGTAATATCCGTTATAATttggatttggattttttttcttgaatcgAGATTGTATCTGATTAGATGGTTCACCATACATTTCACATGgagaaaatatttaaatcacAATGTTTTGGTTGGTGGTTACACAAGAAATGGATCAATAtttatcaatcgatgatagaagaacaaaaaaattttttaccaATCCACTTATTTATATAACGATTGCGAATCGAAGAAAAAtacaacattgatgatgatgatgatgattcgattgattagTGTACCACACCACAATCATTGTGTTGCAGCcctttgattcatttcattataatctatattgatgaaaattgatacaaatttatgaatatatattaattGCACATATTGAATATTATGTATATAATagatatatatgatgatgacaattgatAATAGTAAACTACTACATACAActataccatcatcatcatcaatttcattgatcattggttgagaaaaataaaaataaaaagatatGGGTCGAGGTAAATACACTTaccatcatttcaatttacaaatcaatcattcaatggaaTTATGTGTTGACATATCAATTTGCTGCTTTAAcccctcttttttttgtttctatttgaatcattcgaacgtccttatcatcatcatcatcatcatcatcatcgattgattaaggatgatgacaaaatctTTATAAAATCAATGCCACATCAAATgttgtcaataataataattcttaatttattattattcctctttactttttcaattgttgttgttgattttcactttttttcaatggttattttttcaaaaaaaatccattgaatcaataataattccacATAATTGATTGACATCGATTAtcgttttgattgattaattattgGCCTTGTTCCAtccaaaaaatgatgatgatgattatatgaaccaaatggaaattttggATTAGAAAGATCGAACGCTTTTTCCGTCGCAATAGtagttggttttttttttgattgataatttttaaggcagttgttgatcaaattttttttctctgggtaattttgaaattcaatactgatatgaatttttgattgattgatcaattcgTTTCCGACATTGATTAATgatcataaaaatcaattagaaTTGTTTTGTCATTCCAATAagaatggatgatgaattgattctgtatgtgtgtgtgtgtgtgtgtgtttatttacaaaaaacaaacaaatcacaTCAGCAGGAAATCACACAATGTTTTGGATATCGATTGTCATATCGATATAATCGATATTCACGAATTAATGAAtacaaatgttgttgtttttttgttgtcgtcgtttgaaaacaaaaaacaatttcaatccgcaaatttttcaataattcacCAAAATCTAactgaaaaagaaaattcaaccaaaataatgtatgatgatgatgatgatgatgacgacgttagtcaaaatttgattcgaacTGTGACtgacagcaacaacaacaacaacaacaacaacaataacaaacaaataacgacgacgacgacaaaatACTTTGATATCTTCGACTTTTTATacgtcgtttttttctgttttgtttatatgaTCAACAAGGATGCAGaaacatttcaaaacaattcaattctgcaaccaaacacacacacacacacgcacagaACGCATACTTATGACGACATGAAAAGTatcgttttgtttctgttctgagtgaatagaaaattttttttttgtttcgctGTCCATTACAATGTGTGAATGATtgcaatcaaacaaaaatttcattccatcaattttttcaggaaaaaaaattatcatcatcatcatcatcaccagttcattcatcattcactaAAAATACAAATCCCTGTGCGTGaatatttgaaacatttattaattataaaaaactgttagttattattattattattgattaacGTGGACAACATGGATTGTCTTTACACGCGAATTATTATAGAAGAGGTATATttcacacacatgcacacaataatattataataatataataaatgcccttgattgattaaaatcgAGGGTCAGCCATCACTTGTGCATTGCATCGGATACCGTTGAAAAAATTGCGTACACCGAACagcataattattattgctaaTCGATAAGTTGAAGAAATACGATATTTTTGGTATAGATACTGTGgtcgttgttgatattttccTCAATTTCCTGAACAAAAATCTTCAGATTATTTCATTGCCGGATGAACAttataatcgattgtttaATCCAAGTTAGTGTCTATAGATCCTATTGCCGTTTTTGATAACGTTTTTGATAATGGCGTTTTGCTTTCGGTTTGGTTGCCGtttttgtagaaaaaaaaaattattgaaacattgaaaatttcgtcataaaaaatgatgatgatgaatgtcaaaaaaatacatacacGAGTGTGACAAAAAGAGGCTCttcttttattatcaattagatttcttttgtttcaattgtgATACCCATAATTttcgttgatgatcatcgaatcatcatcatcatcatcatcataatttattttccttTTATGaaagtttgaaatttttttttaccaatttgaaatcatttggattgtttgatgatgatggaaatctCATATATCGTTCATATTACACAATTTCCGACtaaccaaaaaattttttaaaatcgtTCGAATCGATATAATCGATATCATGATATAACACAGTATATCAAATATAATGTTGTCTCGaaaatgattcgatgatttgtgtctgtctgtgtgtgtcgactaatcatcatcatcatgacgacgacatatttcattcattttttttttgttcaaaatcaattatcaacacTAACCGAAACCAATCAGCAATGGATTGcgttgaatttgaaatgaaaaaaaagaacgaaaaataaaacttggTACATATATggtataaaaataaacaatatatatatgtggcCATATATTGTTTATCATCGATATATTGTCGTCAAATTgaacatgataataatcgaaaagTTCAAgaatcttattttttttttgccatcattTTAACTAcgaagaaggaaaaaaaatgaaatgaaatgaatgcgGTATCgaaagcaaaagaaaattcaaaaaagaacaaaaacagGATTGTCGTCAAGCTGATTTGTCACTAGTGATGACTAGATTGAACAAGATTCATCtttccatccatccattcatccatcaatCATGGATGGTTTACATTACTTGAACGatttaaatgattgattgcaactttttttcaaacaaacaaacaaacaagcgaACGAACGATAAGGAAGACCAgaaattaatgtttttctCTTGCTCTCTTACAATGAatttggaaaacaaaatttaaaaatagaatcaaaaaaaaatctagaagTGTTGtaatttcacttttttttcatttcatctatattgattacaattttttttattatgatacAGAAGAtggtcaaacaaacaaacaaaaattcgaattagaaatcataattcaattagccgatggtggtggtgatgatgatgatttattattattattggaaagATCACGAAGCATTTGTTTATAACGTTGCCGTTCTTGATCACGTAAAACACCTTCATGTAAACGTTGTCGATCAATaatctgttgttgatgtacATTCAATATCAATGCTAATGATCCGATTATCGATATGGCCAAAAACAATTTGGCAATTTTTATcgatcttgatgatgacattttttctttccaaatAGCTGAGatgtaattttaatttaatttaatttaattcattcgattttttttttcgtagtTTGCAGacgatatataataattttttttttgttgttattaaaaaaaccaacatGTGATCAATTCATGCATCATAGATTTAATGGAAATATTTCCCGATGTgagaatgtttttgtttgcccAGGAATTTTACCACAACTacaaatgattcattgatttttgattttgttctgtttttttgggggggatttttttttcactggtcATTTACATCATCAGGATTTAGGTAAATttctaaaaattttttaaaaaaaagatatgataattgatttgttgtaATCATGCACGCACAGATAtgacaacaatgaaatgCGATGAAGAAATATTCgaaattaatgattttaGTACATCATCCGATTGGGAACGTTTTATTGCCGATATTGAAGAGATACTTACACATTGGAATCTAACGAATAGTGTggataattcatcattggattcaatccacacaccatcatcaccaacaccacAGCTTCCAATTACGAAAATTGCTACATCAAAATTGTTATCCGATCCACATCGATGGCAACAACGACAAGAATCGATCAAATATCGTAAAGTTGctttttcattacaattttttcaattcaaaaaagatCCATTACCAACACCGTCCGTGTCGATTGGATTACCTGAACATTGTCCGCAGTCGAATCGTAAccaatcgaatcaatcatgGCGTGATATGTCATCAATTGAGAATGATTGGCCCGTCACTGGACATCCATTAGTACGTTATTATGGGCTCAGTCAATTCCTGTTACTCATACCATTGAATGGTGAAACTATCAGTACAGAAGATCGTGCAAGACAATTGCTCGGTTCTGCTTCCATTGCTTTACATAATTTAGATTGtgaaattccatttttttgtcaaatatCAACTTCCAATCGTCGATTATTTATGGGTGTCGGACATCAACCTAATGGGTTTCGTACCTATTTTGATATAATACAATTTCCGGATATTCCACCATCATATCGTTATTTCAATGAACTAATGGTGCTGTTCAAAAAGAAActttattcttcattttcatatcattCGAATGTTATAACACCAAAAGATGAATCGGTCGATGaatatcgatcatcatcgtcaaacGATCCTACCGTTCGGGTTTCCATTCGATTCACATATCTATTGAACCGATGGCCAACTGAATATCTGCTATTCAATCCATCCATGGATGTtcataatttatttgttcgacaattttcttattttggAACATCTCGAAACAATTCAAAAGCTCATGAACAAATAATGGCAAATTTTGCAAATCTTTACGGTGATCCACTTACACAATGGCAATTGGCAACAACATGGCCATCTGTAGCAGAAGAATTAATCACTGATAATGCATATCATAGTGATTTACAGCCACGTAATGCACCACGATGGTCATTACGATCATTATTCACAGAAGATTCAAAAAATAGCCAACTTTATTGTCGTCATGTTGAATTGTTTCGAATTTTCATACAACTTGGTAATCGTAGTCCAAATAATccattgttgaatttattgCTGCGAAATACTGAtaatcaccaacaacaaaaagatgaACAGGAAACACAAGATATACGTCAGGCATTGGATCGATTATCAACGCCCATCCATTCATCggcacaatcatcattgttgaaaacaacaaatacactGTTGGTGACTagtcaattattatcaaatctAATGTCATTGGCAGCCGGAACTGGTTCTAGACAAATTCCATCCGAATATATCGAAGCATTTGTTGAGaatttattcgatgatgatgatgatgaaaaaccgGTGAAGAATACGGAtatcaaatcgaatgatgatgataatgaggaTGATCAACTTGGTAAATTGAAATCTGCACCACGTGATAGCCTTAGTTGGCGTCTAGCAAATCTTGTTGTGAATATCTATGGTCAAACTCGACAACCATTCAATCTGGCTCaattatggaaattttttctacaaaaaTTACGTACTCATTGGAGATCTGGACGACTATTGCCACATCTCGATGAAAATACTACGGACAACATTGATCATGGATCATGTCTGTTTCATCAAAAACTTCAGATGTTCAATAGTTGTATTCGACAGAAAATTAAACGTGAACATCAACTGGATTCGAACGTAAAGCTGGCTGAAGATTcggatgaagaattttttgatgCCCAAGATGAAGAACccgaaatgaatgaaaatcaaacagCCGAAGGTCAATTTTATCCGTTGAAAGATGTGAAAGGTCAACCAATGTATCTACTTTCATACCCAAATCGACCAATACAAGTGCCACAAACACAGGATCCAGCACCGATGACTGAAGATGTTCTTGCACGACAAGTAACACATCTGGCTCAAATCGATGATGCTCGAATGAAAATCCGTCTACAATCAGCTGGATTATTGTCCGATATGGAAGCCTTCAAAGCGGCCAATCCAGGTTGCCAATTTGAAGATTTTATTCGTTGGCATTCACCACGTGATTGGATACAACAATCGTCTTCCGATTCCAACGATGAAACTTCTGATACATTTGGCCTAAGCCGTAGAATGCGTGAATCTAATACATGGAATGATCTTTGGGAATTGGCACGACCATGTCCTGTTCGGCGACAAAAACGTCTATTTAATTATACGAAAGAAGCGGAAGAAATTCTACAATATTtcgaaacaatttcattggCAAATTTGGTACATTATCTTTCGCCAATCGTTtgtaaatcaatcattttacaattattacaatatcgaaaagaaattcttcattttatACGATCCAACAATCGTGGCGATTCAAATATCGATTTCTTATCTATTGATATGGTTTCAATTGAACATTTATTCACCATTGGTGATTATGAGCGACTAATCGATGTACAATTGATTGAACTAGAATTTGCAATGTtaaaattctattcattattacataaattc includes:
- the LOC124489815 gene encoding uncharacterized protein LOC124489815; amino-acid sequence: MSSSRSIKIAKLFLAISIIGSLALILNVHQQQIIDRQRLHEGVLRDQERQRYKQMLRDLSNNNNKSSSSPPPSAN
- the Rab3GAP1 gene encoding RAB3 GTPase activating protein subunit 1, yielding MTTMKCDEEIFEINDFSTSSDWERFIADIEEILTHWNLTNSVDNSSLDSIHTPSSPTPQLPITKIATSKLLSDPHRWQQRQESIKYRKVAFSLQFFQFKKDPLPTPSVSIGLPEHCPQSNRNQSNQSWRDMSSIENDWPVTGHPLVRYYGLSQFLLLIPLNGETISTEDRARQLLGSASIALHNLDCEIPFFCQISTSNRRLFMGVGHQPNGFRTYFDIIQFPDIPPSYRYFNELMVLFKKKLYSSFSYHSNVITPKDESVDEYRSSSSNDPTVRVSIRFTYLLNRWPTEYLLFNPSMDVHNLFVRQFSYFGTSRNNSKAHEQIMANFANLYGDPLTQWQLATTWPSVAEELITDNAYHSDLQPRNAPRWSLRSLFTEDSKNSQLYCRHVELFRIFIQLGNRSPNNPLLNLLLRNTDNHQQQKDEQETQDIRQALDRLSTPIHSSAQSSLLKTTNTLLVTSQLLSNLMSLAAGTGSRQIPSEYIEAFVENLFDDDDDEKPVKNTDIKSNDDDNEDDQLGKLKSAPRDSLSWRLANLVVNIYGQTRQPFNLAQLWKFFLQKLRTHWRSGRLLPHLDENTTDNIDHGSCLFHQKLQMFNSCIRQKIKREHQLDSNVKLAEDSDEEFFDAQDEEPEMNENQTAEGQFYPLKDVKGQPMYLLSYPNRPIQVPQTQDPAPMTEDVLARQVTHLAQIDDARMKIRLQSAGLLSDMEAFKAANPGCQFEDFIRWHSPRDWIQQSSSDSNDETSDTFGLSRRMRESNTWNDLWELARPCPVRRQKRLFNYTKEAEEILQYFETISLANLVHYLSPIVCKSIILQLLQYRKEILHFIRSNNRGDSNIDFLSIDMVSIEHLFTIGDYERLIDVQLIELEFAMLKFYSLLHKFFHSYETFFHRQKKSFADLFRDQQSTTTTITTTVAKKQPIARISKLKNIGQTMGEIKGSDFIQFILELISEPEKEFTNTDMIAQLIVQIFADSDRFQYEQSTSVGDRIPTATTTTTNESSSDNDKMMKPITSGSLPPPTGKEFIIRATGISRPAPYSRPSSHRMYCFLANDFRIASAFTEDIAYF
- the LOC124500642 gene encoding glucose-6-phosphate exchanger SLC37A2, which produces MAKTLSSKLVESFLIRTNDPNRKLWLHRFLVLLLTFIVYTIYHMSRKPMSIVKSRLFNGNSTDHQNNWPPFDGPNANSFLSILDGAYWGTYAFGMFFTGYIAERSNLRYFLSISLSTCGVLCIVSGSAFYFQIHSLWFFIITQVLTGLAESTGWPAVLAIIGGWFGSTKKGFIFGIWALHTSLGNMLGTAIAGVFVDFDWGLSFIVPGLFCIAIAIVIFFLLVEKPSDVDLVVNMTLPEDDRTMKLSDEESTNTVSTIDNIIHDNNTISSSTKSNSSSSSSLNAIGIWDALLIPGVIEFSICLFFTKSVSYIFLTWLPKFISTTNQISPSESAYISIMFDIGGSVGSIMAGLMSDIINAGGITCIIFLMMAIPSLFLLAHFSSINLAINLLLQFMAGFFINGPYSLIITSVSANLACKVPSKAATATVSAIIDGTGSIGAAIGPAITGPLSDHFTWDSVFYVCMVGDFIAACCLVRVAWTEFKRKRTKWQTRRNSSISNDDYTSSSINSDENRIVS
- the LOC124500640 gene encoding LOW QUALITY PROTEIN: rac GTPase-activating protein 1 (The sequence of the model RefSeq protein was modified relative to this genomic sequence to represent the inferred CDS: inserted 1 base in 1 codon) — protein: MYYSSSYHSSIRVRRDPRQPVAFFLSNLPNPSPLPSIVEMPLPTKKLTKRTTPPPPLPPPSLSDPPTLQKPSTIKLSALAMYDDMTRYSNSNNLVDFNEVNKIISLIKNFDECRKKWXDALDTIHERDETIVKLQEEIHRLNIHCESMKKALARESKAKEEFQKECNVMRNKMALLRSMVADQQRQQNDAEHRTSNDCIASRYIDNTDQSSIGDDQTDTDTGSLLFDKSDDGLESTQIKSTESNHRFEPIIEVNDEMENESSESKPLFKPKLTVKAIRSASVISENQQHRQRPQPMPRTVNLVRSQTTKLEADRLDSRPHRFMEKKAFKTLPCTVCSVAIGFYSSYSTCSECRAIVHINCRGRLACPCLPYMAPNTSIRKMISLPGDKVLSGGKFLIIGDFVPDLTRPCVPAILIHCCNEIDRRIRQAMEDFTTTNTTVSVQDFESPVVGVYRISATDQDVRQLRNRILRAEHGLPNLDRIESIHTICGVVKMFLRNLEDSLVSRIMWHNFVRASSQINETIPKQLAMDDVIDDHDKRDSGVDDNISDHTRSDGDGMATNTMMNKNRRLLVLKKVICELPLPHRDSLAFLIRHLNYVADCERVTFMKRSALATIFAPTIVGNSKFCPQSPADLQREIPKQIMVMTALFEIDDKFWQQLLTENDFSIQSSFQENGRTTNRLVKNMSSTIDQCVEQSQQQQQQQSKLVKKSETFKQPSQQQQQQQPVKSATIKRHRSFVENIRKTFY